TAATCTATTAACAATTGTTTAATAGTATTATAATGGATTTTTATTCTTTATTTTTGAATAGTTCAGGAGCTTATTTTGCGTGTGATGGTTGTATTACGATGCATTTTGGCATCCTATTTGCACTCTCTGTATTGGGTTATTTTAGTTAAACGAATTTTTATTTATTAATCAAACCAAAAAAAAGCATCCTATGGCTACAAGAGCTATTATAGCTGATAATCAAAAAATGTTTTCTGAGGGTTTGCAACACTTACTGAATGGTTTTAAATACCCGACTCTAAAGATTGTCGGGATAGCACACACTAAAGAAGAATTATTGAATCTGATAAAATTTCCTACTGATCTTTTGATTATGGAAATTGCAATCAATGAAGGCGAAGGCCCCAAGCTTATTTCTGAACTAAAAAAAGCTTGTCCAAACCTGAAGATTATAATTCTGAGTGCATACGGAGAGTCCAATCTTGTCAAAGATGCATTTATTAAGGGAGTGGATGGATATGTTTTAAAAGCAAATTCATCTATTGATCTGGCAGAATGTATCGAAGACGTAATGGATGGTAAAACTTACATCGCCGAAGGTTTGCAGTTAACACCTGCGTCTTCAAGATCAGTGAATGGTGCATCACCAACAAAATCACAGAAAGTCTATGAAGATAGATTTCTGATCCGACAAAAATTGACAAAACGAGAAAAAGAAATCCTGGCCTTAATTGTACAGGCTAAAAATAATAAAGAAATCGCCCGGGAGCTGTATATCAGTGATCAGACGGTCTCCGTTCACCGCAAAAATAT
The genomic region above belongs to Saprospiraceae bacterium and contains:
- a CDS encoding response regulator transcription factor, translated to MATRAIIADNQKMFSEGLQHLLNGFKYPTLKIVGIAHTKEELLNLIKFPTDLLIMEIAINEGEGPKLISELKKACPNLKIIILSAYGESNLVKDAFIKGVDGYVLKANSSIDLAECIEDVMDGKTYIAEGLQLTPASSRSVNGASPTKSQKVYEDRFLIRQKLTKREKEILALIVQAKNNKEIARELYISDQTVSVHRKNIMKKLSVKNSVNLIRFAMDNRLV